The genomic segment AGTGGCTTATATGCCACACATTTGCCTAATTTTTCTTTTGAAGCTAGCTAAACTAGTGGCCATTGCTGCATCCTGCCGTTCGTTAATCCACCAGTTGACTTCCTTCTGTTTTCCTAAATCTACGCCCATCAACTTTATTGGGTGTCCAAATTCCAGTCATATTGGAGAAGGAAGATGAAGTCCTTTTTCTACTTTCTCCATCCGATGTGGCTGCACTATAAACCTGTAGTGTGGAATTACAATACTGGCCGTCTTGTTTATCAGTCCTTTTTTTTTGTGTGGTAAGTTTTTGGCTGTATTTCAATAGCCTCAATTAGTTTGTGTGTCCCCCTCCATACTATGTATGTAGTAATTAAGAAGTACCCATCTGTactgcaggttgagtatcccttatccgatatccagactgatttGAAAACCGGACCTTCTGAGCTGgtatgcaggcattactcacaagccctcagcagtgccttgatggttcaatgtacacaaaattattaaaaatgttgtttaaaattacgttcaggctatgtgtataaagtatatacaaAACTTATATAAAACAtcaatgaatttcatgtttaaacttgggtcccatccccaagatatctcattatgtacctgcaaaaattccaaaatattccaaaatacggaaagatccgaaatatggaccacttctggtcccagtcagtctagataagggatactcagcctgtattgCTTTTTATCAAATGTCATGTTttagagaagagttggtttttatatgctgactttctctaccacttaagggagaatcataccgcttacaatcaccttcccttcccctccccacaacagacaccctgtgaggtaggtggggctgagagagctctgagagctgtaacttgcccaaggtcacccagctggcttgatgtggaggagtgagaaaacaaatccagttcaccagattagcgtacgccgctcatgtggaggagtggggaatcaaacccggttctccagatcagagtccactgctcttaaccactatgccacgctggctctctgccttAGCATTAACAACACTCAGGAACAGATAGATTTGCtgaaccctctctctctttttttcccttctatgTTCCTCCAGGGAGCGGATGTTAACTGTATGCATGGCACACTGAAGCCACTGCACTGTGCTTGCATGGTTGCGGATGCCGACTGCATTGAGCTGCTGTTGGAAAAAGGAGCTGAGGTAAGGACGCACACAGAAAATCTGCTCACACATGAGAGACGGTAGTAATGAGTAACAGTTATGCGGCACTCTGAAGCGTACCAATCAGTCTTAACTGCATTGTCTCAGAAATCCTTGTGAGATCAATTTTGTCCCATATTGAAGGTGGGCAGAGACGGGGTCAGAGTGTTATGTCTAAGGTCCAGCTGTTGATTTCCCAGCAAAGATGAGATTTCAGGTTTATAGCCGAGTCTCCTAGCCACTGTCCCGGTCCAGCTTCCTGGTATAGACATCAAGTTCTTTATAGTGGCATGGAAGGTCAGGATTTCTGCCTGTAAAAGATGGCTGTTTGCCGCAAGTTACCTTGTTCACTTGTGTTAGGGTAACTAAGGTATGCAATAAAACATACTAAGGATCATTATGGGTAGATTATATTGAGCTGTTTTGGGGGAAATGGAGCTTTCCTGTCACCTTTGAATCTGATAAACATCTGGGTGGATTAGAAGTaatccagtgtgatgtagttgtGCCATAGGGAAAATAGAAGTAATATAAAATTAGTATTAGGTTGCACAGTTGTCAAGATGACTTATACTAAAGGTGTGAACTGTTCGCTATTAGCAGTTGATACCTTCTTTGACTGTCATGTTAAACATTGGAAAGTATTGTTGGTCCCCTCattttggaatggaaaaaaaatccatgaaTATGTTGCAATGCCTAAACTAACTTGTGAATGGTTGGTTAAAGAAGGCAGATAATACTGCAGTAAAAAtaatctaaaggtaaaggtcccctgtgcaagcaccgggtcattcctgacctatgggatgacgtcacatcccgacgtttcctaggcagactttgtttacgggatcgtttgccagtgccttccccagtcatcttccctttacccccagcagcaagctgggtactcattttactgacctcagaaggatggaaggctgagtcagcctttaGCCAgagacctgaaaccaacttctgttgggatcgaactcaggtcgtgagcagagcttggactgcagtactgcagcttaccactctgtgccactgggctcaTGCTTAAATGCTAACAgggttttattccagcataaactgtTTTACAAAGTGGCGGATTCTCAGGGACAGGGAAAAGAAGCCCTTTGGCAGTGTGTATTTCTGCCCTGAAACGCCTgcatttcaaaagcagcttgatttggagcagggtttttttttaatggcacaaTGCATTTCAAGATCCACAAGTGAAACTTTTTTGGGGTTGCTGAAGTTGTTGTGGACTTTTTTGCTCCGCGGCTTGAGGTTAGGTTGACAGCGTTTGATGGCAGCAGGTCGGCTTctgccacctgtcagcaatgaaTGTTGTATTTCAATACTCTCAGCAGTGGAGTCGCGCCCTGCACTTTATATGTTCTCTTTTCTTATGATAAAAAGTTCACATTGGGAGGGAGATGCCGAGGCCGCCAGGACCAGTgttcaaaagagaaaaaagattgCAGGCCCTGATATTTTCAGAGCAGTGAGGTGAGATGAGctaatctcagaagcttagcagggtttgTCAAATCACAGAAGTTAGCATCCTTTTAGACCATATTTATATTTGAGGACCGAGGCCCAGAGAATGCAAGATCTGCTTTGCTGGGCCAGGCAAAAGTTTTCAGCCCGGCCACCTGTTTCCCCAGGAAGCCCAAAGACAGAACAAGATGGAAACAGCCGTCCTTTCCTGCCTGCCGCAGAGATGCCGATTCTGAATGTGGGGGCAGAACAGTAGTGGAATCTTTTGACTCTTGAGATATGTTCTAGGCCCTAGGGTGAATTTTCAATTGAATGGATCTTATATGAAGGTAGCtgcactttttttatttttatgattttatgatggAATCCGAACATAGCTGCACTGTGAATTTTATGATGAAGTCAGAACAAACACCATTTCTCCTCTGCTATCTTGTTTCAAGCATCTGAACTATTTTCTGGGGGGTATGGAGTTAGCCCTGGTAAAACTGTTGTTTGCGGATAAGGAGGCTGCCGTATCCCATATAATGGCCTTACATTCGCAGTACAAACATacaatgctaacccctctatggttatgcaaggcagaattttgaacataccatacccagaaaggacctgtccttgctcttctggccctactgattcattagctcatgcccttttacAATgacgcttttatgaggaacttagatcacattatatctctcctcttttaatatataaatctaatgcctctgtgtctgacataatgccttttttattaagtgacagggattccaaggctacattgtcagcggcaagatttatttcagtccttatatccctcaaacattagatttagaattacgctgctcaagGTCAATGGATCAAggtgcttctaagggataaaggaaagtacTAATGTATATTGTAGCTGAGGTTCACATAACTTATTAATGATAGTCATCTAGCTATCCTTAGCCTATGTATTCAATGTAGTTTTTAGATTTTATAcagtttccttctttctttttacaaCTACTGACTAATTTGTATGTTTGCTGGTCTtagactgtaacaataaagattgattgatataTGAAGGCAGCGTGTGTTGAGGGTCTTTTTTGGTCTGAATTGGGGGTGGGAGTTGAGCCTTCCATCCTCTGACTTGTTTTTTAAAGTGTGCCTGaccaatgctgaacttctgagtcAGTTTTTATGACTAAATCCTTTTAAGGTGTCATCGTCACCAAAGAATCCTTTCTCTGCTTTGCAGGTGAATGCCCTTGACGGGTACAACCGGACCGCCCTTCACTACGCAGCGGAGAAGGATGAGACTTGCGTGGAGATCCTTTTAGAATACGGGGCCAACCCAAATGCCCTGGACGGTAACAAAGACACCCCGCTGCACTGGGCTGCCTTTAAGAACAACGCAGAGTGTGTCCGAACGCTTTTGGAGAGCGGGGCCTCTGTCAACGCTCTGGACTACAACGACGACACCCCCCTGAGCTGGGCAGCGATGAAGGGCAACCTGGAGAGCGTGAGCATCCTCCTGGAGTACGGGGCGGAGGTCCGGGTGGTCAATCTGAAGGGGCAGACGCCTATCTCCAGGTTGGTGGCCCTGCTGGTCAGAGGGCTGGGCACCGAGAGGGAAGACTCCTGCTTCGATCTCCTGCACAGGGCCGCCGGGCACTTCGAATTGCGGAAGAACGGGGCTATGCCCCGCGAGGTCCTGCGGGACCAGCAGCTGTGTGCGAAGCTCACCACTTTGTGCTCGGCCCCCGGCACCCTAAAGACACTGTCGCGCTATGCCGTGCGCCGCAGCCTGGGCGTCCAGTTCCTGCCGGATGCAGTGAAGGAACTACCTTTGCCGGAGTCTCTGAAGGAATATGTCCTGCTGAAGTAAAAAGGGGCGGGGGGGAAAAAAGCTTTGTAGGATTCTGGTAGTTGCACAGATCAGTCGGCAGCTGCGCCACTCCTTTCATGGCATTTCATATGGACCATCGTAGCAAACGTCCAATAGATTCAGCGGCACTCTCTGTAGCCTTGCGGGCAGAATGGCTCCTTGGTCCGACAGTGGCTGGTGGTTTCCTTCGGCTTCTGCCTTTGCTTCTTCGGCGAAAGCGGGCGGAAGGTGTCTTTGGTGGCCACTTGCGGCTGGGAAAGCCTCAGGCACTAGCCCTGCTGTTTATACCCCTCAGGTGGATCTTTGTTAGAACCTTAGCGAAGATTTCTGCCGAGACTCGTTGACAGAAAGGGGAAATAGAGTTGTCGTCTGGAGCCGCTTCTGAAGGACAGCAGAGTGACAGCGGGGAGTGGGGGCTAATGCCTTTTATACACAGTGAAGCATTCTGATGACCCAACTTCCCTGTTTCTAGCTTCATAGTTTGGGATTTGCATGCCTACCCCCATTGCTTCATTTTGTAGCAGGAGCTGAACCGTCCCTTTCGGGGAGAGCTGCGGCTTGATGGATTTGAGCCAAGGGATCTGGAGGTCACTCATTCGACCGCCTTCTTTATATCTTTCCTGTTCACTCTGATGAGAGGTTCTACTTAAGCAGGCGAGGTGGGGGGGCAGCCCTTCTGACAGCGCTACTGAATCACAGTGTTTGGTTATTAATTTTGGGCCAGGCCTATACATGGATTAGCCTGAGGCAGTAGTGGAAGCTTGAAGCGCCCTGCGTGACTTCGTCCCGAAGGTGCAGAATATTGATTTTGAATGCTCCCTTGTCATGGGTGGAGTGGAGAACAATACATCCTGCAGATAGCAAAACTAGCATTTTGCCCCAGTTCaaggagctggggggaggggggggggagagacacagagAAGTGTTCAAAATTGCACAGTTCATTCGGCTGCGCATGTAGGTGCAGCCTTCGTTGATCAGGAGTTAGCAGTAAGTGTCCCAGCCAAGCCACTTGGCTCACTGCTTGGACAGATGTAgatcatttaaaaaacacacacacacacaccaaaatccTAGTAGCGTGACCAGTCTGTATCTTGTAGGGTGATAAGGAAGTGAGCTCATTTCCGCACTGTGTGTTTTGCGTAACTTATTCACAGCTTAGAAGCTCAATAAGCACACACTTCAGCTTGACTCGCCGCTCCGAAATATAGCCCTAGCTGACGGCGTTCA from the Euleptes europaea isolate rEulEur1 chromosome 1, rEulEur1.hap1, whole genome shotgun sequence genome contains:
- the ASB8 gene encoding ankyrin repeat and SOCS box protein 8, which produces MWYIMQSIQSKYSLSERLIRTIAAIRSFPHDNVEDLIRRGADVNCMHGTLKPLHCACMVADADCIELLLEKGAEVNALDGYNRTALHYAAEKDETCVEILLEYGANPNALDGNKDTPLHWAAFKNNAECVRTLLESGASVNALDYNDDTPLSWAAMKGNLESVSILLEYGAEVRVVNLKGQTPISRLVALLVRGLGTEREDSCFDLLHRAAGHFELRKNGAMPREVLRDQQLCAKLTTLCSAPGTLKTLSRYAVRRSLGVQFLPDAVKELPLPESLKEYVLLK